The genome window GCGATGCCACGGACCGAGTTGCCGCGGGAGTCCAGCCGCGGCGAGAACACGGCGAGCCCCCAGCGACCCGGCACCACGGCGATGATGCCGCCGCCGACGCCGCTCTTGGCGGGGAGACCCACGCGATAGACCCATTCGCCGGAGTAATCGTACATGCCGCAGGTGTACATCACGCTGAGAATGTCCTTGATGTGATTGGGCTGGACGGCGCGCACGCCCGTCAGCGGGTTGATGCCCTGGTTGGCCAGGGTGGCGGCCATGACCGCGAGATCGCGACAGGTGACCATGATGGCGCACTGCTGGAAATACAGGTCGAGCGCCTCATCGACCTGGGCGTCGATCATGCCGAAGTTCAGCATCAGATGGGCGATCGCCCGGTTCCGATGCCCGGTCGTGCGCTCCGACATGAACACGGACATGTCCACGTTCACGCGATGGCCGACGTAGCGCCCGAAGGTATCGAGCAGGCGGTTGAGGCGCTCGGTGGGGTTCTCCCCCGGAATCAGGCTGGCCATGGCGATCGCCCCGGCGTTCACCATCGGGTTGTGGGGACGCTTGGAGCGTTCGTCCAGGGTAATGATTGAATTGAAGGCATCGCCGGTCGGCTCCACCCCCACGCGGCGGTTCACGAAGTCCCGGCCGTGGTCGTCGAGACCCAGGCCGTAGACGAAGGGCTTCGAGATCGACTGGATCGTGAAGAGCTGGTCGACCTCCCCCACCCCGCAGAGCTGCCCCTCGGCGTTGCAGGCCACGATGGCGAAGCCATCGGGGTCGACCTTGGCCAGCTCTGGAATGTAGGCGGGGACCTGCCCCTCCCGCAAGTCGCGGAACTCGACGAGCAATTCGCTCAGGGCGGCTTGAAGCTGCTGGGGATCGGGCGGTAGGGGCACGGCGTCTCTCGCGGGCGGGGGCGTTCGCTTCAGCCGGAAGCGCCTGTCTCGTTGTACCCGCCCAGCAGGGCCGATGGCCCGCCCAGCGGGATTGGCACGCTTCGGCCCTTCCCCCGCTGAGGCCCGCTGGCCGCTTTGTGTCTGGCCGCGCCGGTGCCAGGATCGCCCCATGCGTGACCCAGCGAAGACAAAGCGTTCGGCGAGGCCTCGTGGACTTCCAAGGAGTGGCAACGGGGCCGGCGAGCCGCCGTCCAACGGGGCAACCGCCAGCCCGGACCTGGCCCAGTTCGCGGCGCACCACGGAGCCCGGCTGCTGGCCGGGACGCCGGCACAGAGCAGGCGAGAGGGCAAGGCGCTGCGAGAAGAGGTGGCCCGCTTCAGGCTCGACATCGACCAGCGACTACGCAATCTGGCGCGTCAGCGCCTCCGCAGCGAACGCATCGTGGAGGCCTTGCCGGTGGCGATCGCCTATCTCGGGCGCGATCTGGTCTGCACCTGGGTGAACGAGGCCTTCGTGCGCATGGCTCAGCGACCGCGCCACCATCTGATCGGCCAATCGCTGCAGGCGGTCTTCCCTGAGGCACCTCCCAAGCTGGGCCAATCCCTCAAGAACCTTTTCAGAACCAAAAAGACCGACACGCCTCTGCAACTTCCCTTTGTCCACGTCGTGCCCGGGAAATCCAGCCCCCGTCACTGGGATGTTCTGGCCTTGCCGGTGTTGGGGGAAGACGCGCAGATCGAGGGCATCGTGCTGGCGATCGAGGTGACGACGCGCGTCGAGAGTGAACAGGCGCAGGCGGTCCGGATCGCCAAGCTCACCGAACTCGACCGCCTGAAGGGCGACTTCATCAGCATGGTGTCGCACGAACTGCGCACGCCCTTGTCGGCGATCGCCGGCTACGCCGAGTTTCTGGAGGAAGAGACCAACGGTGCACTGACGCCTGCCCAGCGCGGCTACGTGCAGGCGATCCAGACCGCGGAAGCCCGCATTCGCGGGATCGTGGATGACCTGCTCGACTTCGCCCGCATCGAGGCAGGCACCTTTCAGGTGGAGGTTCGCCCGGTGGATCTGCTGGAGGTCGTCGGGCACGCGCTGCTCTTGCTCCTGCCGGCGGGCCAGGCCGGACGGGTCAGCACCTCGCTGGGCGAGAATCCGCCGGCCCTGCAGGTCATGGCGGACCCTTCGCGGCTGCTGCAGGTGCTGCTCAATGTGATGGGCAACGCGATCAAGTTCACGCCGCCGGGTGGCGCCGTCAGTGTGAGCGTGGAGCGTCACGGCGAAGACGCCTGGGTGGCGGTGCATGACACCGGCATCGGCATCCCTACCGCCGCGCTGCCGCACGTCTTCGACCGCTTCTATCAGGTGGATTCCAGCAGCACGCGGGCGCGCGGCGGGGTGGGGCTCGGGCTGGCGATCGCCCGCTCCCAGATCGAGCGCCAGGGGGGCCAGATGGGCGTCGACAGCGAGATCGGGCGGGGCACAACACCCTGGTTCACGCTGCCGCTTCAGCCTCCCGCTGGCGATTGAGGCGCCCTGCCCGCCCCTGCGCTGTCGCCACAGGGCGCCTGAGCCGCGCAGCTAGGCTGCGAGGCCTGCGGGCCAGCGCCGCAGCGGTCCGACCACCGTGGTGTGTAGCCCCTCGGGCCCCAGCAAGCGGGCGGCCATGGCGGCGACGGCCGCCGGGGTCACCGCGTCGATCGCGGCCAGCATCTCGTCCATGCCCAGCTCTCGCCCGAAATACAGCTCGTCCTGTGCGACGCGCATCATGCGGTGCCTGGGGACCTCCAGGGCCAGCTTGAGGCTCCCTTTCAGCTGGCGCTGAGCCTGCTGCAGCTCGGCCTCGCCGACCTCGCCCTGGGCCAGCTGGTCGAAGGTCTCCCGGATCAGGCCCAGCACGGTCGGAAGGTGCTTTGGGCTCATTCCGGCGTTGATCGCGAACAGCCCCCCAGCCCGAAACAGCGATTCGCCGCTGCCGATGGCATAGACCAGCCCGCGCTTCTCCCGCACCTCCTGAAACAGGCGGCTGCTCATCCCGCCGCCCACCACCGCATTCAGCACGGCCAGGGTGTAGCGGTCCGGGTCGGTGATCGCCAGGGCCGGGGCGGCCACCACGAGCTGGGCCTGTTCGACGTCCCGGTAGCGCAGCGTGCGCCCGCCCTGGGAGACCAGCTCGGGGGAGAGCTTGGGCACCCCGACCGCGGGCAAAGCTTGCAGCGCCTGCGCCAGCTGGGCCAGGGTGCGGTCTCGCTCGAACTGGCCGGAGATCGCGACCACCAGACGGTTGGCGGTGTAGTGCTGCGCCATGAAGTCCTGCAGTTTGCGGCGGGACAGCTGGCGCACGCTGGCGGCCGTCCCCGTGACCGGTCGGCCGAGCGCGTGGGTCGGCCAGAATTTGGCGTAGGTCAGTTCCTGCGCGAGGTCGTCCGGCGTGTCCTCGTACATCTTGATCTCTTCGATCACCACGGCCTTTTCCCGCCGGAGTTCACCGGGGTCGAGCACGGAGGCGACCAGCATGTCCGCCAGCACGTCCAGCGCTTCGGGCACGTCCTCTGCCGGCACGCGGGCGTGAAAACAGGTGTGCTCCTTGTCCGTGAAGGCATTCAGGGAGCCGCCCGTCACCTCCAAGGCCTGGGCAATCTGCAAGGCGCTGCGCCGAGCGGTGCCCTTGAAGAGCATGTGCTCGAGGAAATGACAGGCGCCTTCGAGCCCGGCGGGCTCATCGCAGCTGCCGGTGTCCAGCCAGAAGCCGATCGCGGCGGAGCGCGCCTGCGGCATCCAGTCGAGTAAAACGCGCACCCCGTTGGGGAGCGTGACCTTGCTTACGGGCGCGTCTTGCATGGCTTCCCTCTCTGCGGGCGGGGGCGATCGCCCGATGGTCCCATGAAACGAGGTCCCGGATTGACCCACCCGGGACCTCGTTGGCTGGTTGATGGGCTTCCGAGGGCCGACCGACATCCAAGGGCGCCGGTCGGCTGCCCGGTCTCACCGGTTCAGGCCTGCGGTTGGATCGAGGCCGCCTCTTCGGGCGTGACACCCTTGCGGGTCAGGTTCACGCGGCCCTGCGCGTCGACCTCCACCACCTTGACGATGATCTCGTCGCCGATGTTGACCTCATCTTCGACCTTGGCCACCCGTTGCGGCGCCAGCTGCGAGATGTGGACCAAGCCGTCCTTGCCCGGGAACAGTTCGACGAAGGCGCCGAAGTTCAGGATGCGGACGACCTTGCCCAGGTAGATACCACCCGGTTCCACCTCGCGGGTGTGCTTTTCGACCCACTGGCGGGCCTTCAGCATCATCGCGCCGTCGCTGGACATGATGGTCACCAGGCCCGTGTCGTCGATGTCGATCTTGGCCTGGGTTTCCTCGGTGATCTTGCGGATGTTCTTGCCGCCGGGACCGATCAGGGTGCCGATGTACTCGGGGTTGATCTTGATGGTGGCCATACGCGGCGCGTAGGGGCTCATCTCGCCGGGGGCGGAGATGACGGCGTTCATCACGTCGAGGATCTCCAGGCGGCCCTTGCGCGCTTGCTCCAGCGCGACCTGCATGACTTCGATCTCGATCCCGGTGATCTTGATGTCCATCTGCAGGGCGGTGATGCCGCGGTCGGTGCCCGTGACCTTGAAGTCCATATCACCCAGGTGGTCTTCGATGCCCTGGATGTCCGTCAGGATCGCGAAGCGCTCGCCTTCCTTGATCAGACCCATCGCAACGCCCGCCACCGGCCGCTTGAGCGGCACGCCGCCGTGCAGCATGGCCAGGGTCGACCCGCAGGTGGAGGCCATCGACGAGGAGCCGTTGGATTCCAACACTTCGGAGACCAGGCGGATGGTGTAAGGGAACTCGACCGCTTCCGGCAACACAGGCTTGAGCGCGCGCTCCGCCAGGGCGCCGTGGCCGATTTCCCGGCGACCGGCCCCGCGGTTCGGGCGCACTTCACCGACCGAGTAGCCGGGGAAGTTGTAGTGGTGCATGTAGCGGCGGGAGACTTCCGGGTCGATCGTGTCGATCTTCTGGGCATCGCCGGGCGAACCCAGCGTCAACACGGTGCAGACCTGGGTCTGACCACGCTGGAACAGCCCCGACCCGTGCGCCCGCGGCACCAGG of Candidatus Sericytochromatia bacterium contains these proteins:
- the glsA gene encoding glutaminase A: MPLPPDPQQLQAALSELLVEFRDLREGQVPAYIPELAKVDPDGFAIVACNAEGQLCGVGEVDQLFTIQSISKPFVYGLGLDDHGRDFVNRRVGVEPTGDAFNSIITLDERSKRPHNPMVNAGAIAMASLIPGENPTERLNRLLDTFGRYVGHRVNVDMSVFMSERTTGHRNRAIAHLMLNFGMIDAQVDEALDLYFQQCAIMVTCRDLAVMAATLANQGINPLTGVRAVQPNHIKDILSVMYTCGMYDYSGEWVYRVGLPAKSGVGGGIIAVVPGRWGLAVFSPRLDSRGNSVRGIA
- a CDS encoding ATP-binding protein — protein: MRDPAKTKRSARPRGLPRSGNGAGEPPSNGATASPDLAQFAAHHGARLLAGTPAQSRREGKALREEVARFRLDIDQRLRNLARQRLRSERIVEALPVAIAYLGRDLVCTWVNEAFVRMAQRPRHHLIGQSLQAVFPEAPPKLGQSLKNLFRTKKTDTPLQLPFVHVVPGKSSPRHWDVLALPVLGEDAQIEGIVLAIEVTTRVESEQAQAVRIAKLTELDRLKGDFISMVSHELRTPLSAIAGYAEFLEEETNGALTPAQRGYVQAIQTAEARIRGIVDDLLDFARIEAGTFQVEVRPVDLLEVVGHALLLLLPAGQAGRVSTSLGENPPALQVMADPSRLLQVLLNVMGNAIKFTPPGGAVSVSVERHGEDAWVAVHDTGIGIPTAALPHVFDRFYQVDSSSTRARGGVGLGLAIARSQIERQGGQMGVDSEIGRGTTPWFTLPLQPPAGD
- a CDS encoding pitrilysin family protein codes for the protein MQDAPVSKVTLPNGVRVLLDWMPQARSAAIGFWLDTGSCDEPAGLEGACHFLEHMLFKGTARRSALQIAQALEVTGGSLNAFTDKEHTCFHARVPAEDVPEALDVLADMLVASVLDPGELRREKAVVIEEIKMYEDTPDDLAQELTYAKFWPTHALGRPVTGTAASVRQLSRRKLQDFMAQHYTANRLVVAISGQFERDRTLAQLAQALQALPAVGVPKLSPELVSQGGRTLRYRDVEQAQLVVAAPALAITDPDRYTLAVLNAVVGGGMSSRLFQEVREKRGLVYAIGSGESLFRAGGLFAINAGMSPKHLPTVLGLIRETFDQLAQGEVGEAELQQAQRQLKGSLKLALEVPRHRMMRVAQDELYFGRELGMDEMLAAIDAVTPAAVAAMAARLLGPEGLHTTVVGPLRRWPAGLAA
- a CDS encoding polyribonucleotide nucleotidyltransferase produces the protein MSATKKAKAPATAAPEVHTFKTNLGDKELTIEVGKLAKQANCAVTVQCGGTMVLVAATASKSPREGIDFFPLLVDVEQKMYAVGRIPGSFMRREGRASESAILNSRLIDRGIRPLFPDGYRNDVQVTVTVLSSDKENQPDVLGILGAGVALTLSSIPFAGPFAGVRVGRVNGKWVLNPTYSQESESDIDLVVAGTNDAIMMVEAGMKEVPEAEVLEALELAHSAIRKLCEWTNKMHAVAGKAKLAVNVTGLAPELVAHVNKLGAKKLTEAMSNPDKLARQDAIEACKAALVEELLALPESNAIGKLLAAAPKDAKKAVEHLEEDVFRKLVTEKGIRVDGRKLDEIRPMYVETGLVPRAHGSGLFQRGQTQVCTVLTLGSPGDAQKIDTIDPEVSRRYMHHYNFPGYSVGEVRPNRGAGRREIGHGALAERALKPVLPEAVEFPYTIRLVSEVLESNGSSSMASTCGSTLAMLHGGVPLKRPVAGVAMGLIKEGERFAILTDIQGIEDHLGDMDFKVTGTDRGITALQMDIKITGIEIEVMQVALEQARKGRLEILDVMNAVISAPGEMSPYAPRMATIKINPEYIGTLIGPGGKNIRKITEETQAKIDIDDTGLVTIMSSDGAMMLKARQWVEKHTREVEPGGIYLGKVVRILNFGAFVELFPGKDGLVHISQLAPQRVAKVEDEVNIGDEIIVKVVEVDAQGRVNLTRKGVTPEEAASIQPQA